From one Carassius auratus strain Wakin unplaced genomic scaffold, ASM336829v1 scaf_tig00031048, whole genome shotgun sequence genomic stretch:
- the LOC113080363 gene encoding uncharacterized protein LOC113080363, with translation MMAHKRRYKEHVLDDLRQPSKATKYRRITESENYFKCRDRGSYKKYLNCPSSHKEKRRVSTELSQNAPHEGPLTESASSQTAGLQHEQDTQNNKSSEPDSEAAWRQSHLVQVMELPSTSDQDRPWTHISGDQPDIKMLTELQDISWTQPEENKSVPTADQHEPNKKVWQDISWTQPEENMSFPTPDQQEPNEKVSSFYFCMFSIQHVSFAIGYFLQ, from the exons ATGATGgcgcacaaaagaagatataaagAACATGTACTTGATGATTTGAGACAACCATCAAAGGCCACGAAATATCGACGGATAACAGaatctgag aaTTATTTTAAGTGCCGAGACCGAGGGAGTTACAAGAAGTATCTCAATTGCCCATCCTCCCACAAAGAAAAGAGACGAGTCTCAACCGAG TTGTCCCAGAATGCTCCTCATGAAGGACCTCTGACAGAAAGTGCAAGCAGTCAGACAGCAGGACTACAGCATGAGCAggacacacaaaacaacaaatcCTCAGAG CCTGACAGTGAGGCAGCCTGGAGACAGTCCCACTTAGTCCAAGTGATGGAATTACCCTCCACGTCAGACCAAGACAGACCTTGGACTCACATAAGTGGGGACCAACCTGATATAAAAATGCTAACAGAATTACAG GACATATCCTGGACACAGCCAGAAGAGAACAAGTCTGTTCCAACTGCTGATCAGCATGAGCCAAACAAAAAG GTATGGCAGGACATATCCTGGACACAACCAGAAGAGAACATGTCTTTTCCAACTCCTGACCAGCAAGAGCCAAACGAAAAGGTTAGTAGCttctatttttgtatgttttctatACAGCATGTTTCTTTTGCTATAGGTTACTTTTTACAATAA